In Bacillus solimangrovi, a single genomic region encodes these proteins:
- a CDS encoding Vps62-related protein codes for MTIAKHKLSIVLLIALLLSISEILPTHAAESDQYLKISSSNRDGDLDSAKAYVQVLEYADYIGLNYRFFYPYNGNIGGAGIFPSGAHAGDWEGVKIVVNKRTNEIESILPSSHESEHDWQNASVFEFENGHPVVYSAEQSHANYWTTGKHTRLNGFGNDYTNKGALWNIPENNFIIFNKQNTPWMDFSGRWGDSGNENNDDCGFSCPNSPKFSIGKGWFRDVTNAQSNSEITNLGNNDVISAYTYAKDFAPRVYLQSNELYFPSTVEWFLKRAQLKEDGKVLLDKGKVNGWSVVGKSPDNISLDITNFNLSNHSDFIPRPEEDRADSFELVAEGNNTVDYVNKTLYFDPDGNSYTFGIWLKAADSSETQTVSLRLRSQGNNNDGNGDNDKIATFDVTNDWEFYSVTQLFDVPADWIRTTIYPAGKENGTGSVLVSNPKLIKE; via the coding sequence GTGACAATTGCAAAACATAAACTGTCCATCGTTCTTCTTATTGCCTTATTATTATCAATTTCAGAAATACTCCCTACTCACGCAGCTGAGTCCGATCAATATTTAAAAATTTCGAGTTCTAATAGAGATGGAGACTTAGACTCTGCTAAAGCATATGTACAAGTATTAGAATATGCTGATTATATTGGCTTAAATTATAGATTCTTTTATCCGTATAATGGAAATATAGGTGGTGCTGGTATTTTCCCTAGTGGAGCACATGCAGGTGATTGGGAAGGTGTAAAGATAGTTGTAAATAAGAGAACGAATGAAATAGAAAGCATTCTTCCCTCCTCACATGAAAGTGAACACGATTGGCAAAATGCATCTGTATTTGAATTTGAAAATGGACATCCTGTTGTTTATTCTGCTGAACAAAGTCATGCTAATTATTGGACAACTGGTAAACACACAAGGTTAAATGGATTTGGCAATGATTATACGAATAAAGGTGCACTTTGGAATATTCCAGAAAACAACTTTATAATTTTCAATAAACAAAATACACCATGGATGGATTTCTCAGGAAGATGGGGAGATAGCGGAAATGAAAATAATGATGATTGTGGTTTTAGTTGCCCTAACAGTCCTAAATTTTCAATCGGAAAAGGTTGGTTTAGAGATGTTACGAATGCACAGAGCAATAGCGAAATCACAAATTTAGGGAATAATGATGTAATAAGTGCATATACATATGCGAAAGATTTTGCACCTAGAGTATATTTGCAAAGTAATGAATTATATTTCCCTTCAACAGTAGAATGGTTTCTTAAGCGGGCACAATTAAAAGAGGATGGCAAAGTCTTATTAGATAAAGGTAAGGTGAATGGGTGGTCAGTCGTTGGAAAGTCTCCTGACAATATTTCTCTAGACATCACGAATTTTAACCTGTCTAATCATAGTGATTTTATCCCTAGACCTGAAGAAGATCGAGCAGACTCATTTGAACTAGTAGCTGAGGGAAATAATACAGTTGATTATGTAAATAAAACATTATACTTCGATCCAGATGGAAACTCGTATACGTTTGGCATCTGGTTAAAAGCGGCTGACAGCTCAGAAACACAAACTGTTTCTCTCCGCTTACGTAGTCAGGGCAATAATAATGATGGGAATGGTGATAACGACAAGATAGCCACATTTGACGTAACAAACGATTGGGAGTTTTATTCTGTGACACAATTGTTTGATGTACCTGCTGATTGGATTAGAACGACCATCTATCCAGCTGGTAAAGAAAATGGAACGGGAAGTGTATTAGTTTCTAATCCAAAATTGATAAAAGAGTAG
- a CDS encoding AGE family epimerase/isomerase, giving the protein MKNMTFTFSDTIAGYVKMYDWDNQTFTLETSDGRPYNVKLTDTTFAELVRNFGEPYIDCSGQMKDMLAEGRFLYAHGIFYPENNQLNFEAKHIVFLGRTETEYRFEGQDWWIKQVKALADFYLEAQFEGGEIDYSKYRTTLNLEGGHEDTTRQETDTISRLVYGFASAYMMTGEEHYLEAAEKGTKYLREHFKCSDNSEDITYWYHAIDVKDGKTRKILASEFGDDYNAIPAYEQIYALAGPTQTYRVTGNNETLRDIENTVNLFDKYFLDRKQGGYFSHIDPITFDPRSEALGTDRSRKNWNSVGDHAPAYLINLWLATGEERYKSMLKYTADTITEHFQDYDHSPFVQEKFHEDWSHDQQWGWQQNRGVVGHNLKIAWNLTRMNNVIPAKGYMEFAEKIAEIMPQVGGDLQRGGWYDVMERELGKGEEFHRFAWHDRKAWWQQEQGILAYLIMAGVMKKEEYLKLARESAAFYNTWFLDHDSGGIYFNVLANGLPYLLGTERMKGSHSMSGYHSFELAYLAAVYTNLLITKEHMDFYFKPYANSFADNILRVQPDMLPDGSVKIEKVWIDGKEYDDFDADGLFVRLPQTEKRVKVQVRIVPAVGAEHFEANVTRDKDITKLQLIGEFDTRALTTFKQAFAKVINDGATKVAIIVNDLDEICKEGIRAIIFETQKLSLDTEVYIIGATEELKQRFTDEQFDEGIIFAESLESVQLTVNKR; this is encoded by the coding sequence ATGAAAAATATGACATTTACTTTTTCTGATACGATTGCTGGATATGTAAAAATGTACGATTGGGATAATCAAACGTTTACACTAGAAACGTCAGATGGAAGACCATATAACGTGAAATTAACAGATACGACATTTGCTGAATTAGTCCGTAATTTCGGAGAACCTTATATTGACTGTTCAGGTCAAATGAAAGATATGCTTGCAGAAGGAAGATTTCTGTATGCTCACGGGATCTTCTATCCAGAAAATAATCAATTGAATTTTGAAGCAAAACACATCGTTTTCCTTGGAAGAACAGAAACTGAGTACCGATTTGAAGGTCAAGATTGGTGGATTAAACAAGTAAAAGCACTTGCAGACTTCTATTTAGAAGCTCAATTCGAAGGTGGAGAAATCGATTATAGTAAGTATCGTACAACGTTAAATCTAGAAGGTGGACATGAAGATACAACTAGACAAGAAACGGATACGATTTCTCGTCTAGTGTATGGATTTGCTTCTGCATATATGATGACAGGAGAAGAACATTATCTTGAAGCGGCTGAGAAGGGAACGAAATATTTACGAGAACATTTCAAGTGCTCTGATAATAGTGAAGATATCACGTATTGGTATCATGCAATTGATGTAAAGGACGGGAAAACAAGAAAGATTCTTGCATCTGAATTTGGAGATGATTACAATGCAATTCCGGCTTATGAACAAATCTATGCATTAGCTGGTCCTACTCAAACGTATAGAGTGACAGGAAACAATGAAACGTTACGTGATATCGAGAATACAGTCAACTTATTCGATAAATACTTCTTAGATCGAAAACAAGGTGGATATTTCTCTCATATTGATCCGATTACATTTGATCCAAGAAGTGAAGCATTAGGAACGGATCGTTCTCGGAAAAACTGGAACTCAGTTGGAGACCATGCACCAGCTTACTTAATTAATTTGTGGCTTGCTACGGGAGAAGAGCGTTATAAAAGCATGCTAAAATATACGGCTGATACAATTACAGAGCATTTCCAAGACTATGATCATAGTCCATTTGTGCAAGAAAAATTCCATGAGGATTGGTCGCATGATCAACAATGGGGCTGGCAGCAAAATCGAGGTGTCGTTGGGCACAATTTAAAAATAGCGTGGAACTTAACTCGAATGAACAATGTAATTCCAGCTAAAGGTTATATGGAGTTTGCGGAGAAGATTGCAGAAATTATGCCTCAAGTAGGGGGAGACCTTCAGCGTGGTGGTTGGTATGATGTAATGGAAAGAGAGTTAGGTAAAGGGGAGGAGTTTCACCGCTTTGCTTGGCATGATCGGAAAGCATGGTGGCAACAGGAACAAGGAATTCTTGCGTACTTAATTATGGCAGGTGTAATGAAGAAAGAAGAATATTTGAAGCTTGCACGTGAATCAGCTGCTTTTTATAATACTTGGTTTTTGGATCATGATTCTGGTGGCATCTACTTTAATGTGCTTGCAAACGGTCTGCCATATTTACTTGGTACGGAGAGAATGAAAGGAAGCCATTCTATGAGTGGATATCATTCATTTGAATTAGCATATTTAGCAGCAGTTTATACGAATCTATTAATAACGAAAGAACATATGGATTTCTATTTTAAGCCATATGCAAATAGCTTTGCAGACAACATTTTACGCGTACAACCAGATATGTTACCAGATGGGTCAGTAAAGATTGAGAAGGTTTGGATTGATGGAAAAGAGTATGATGACTTCGATGCTGACGGCCTATTTGTACGTCTTCCACAAACCGAAAAACGTGTAAAAGTACAAGTAAGGATCGTACCTGCTGTTGGTGCAGAACATTTTGAAGCAAATGTTACTCGTGATAAAGATATAACTAAATTACAGTTAATTGGTGAATTTGACACAAGAGCATTAACTACATTCAAGCAAGCCTTTGCTAAGGTCATAAATGACGGTGCGACGAAGGTTGCGATAATTGTTAATGACCTAGATGAGATTTGTAAGGAAGGCATTCGTGCTATTATCTTCGAAACACAGAAACTATCACTTGATACTGAAGTTTATATCATTGGTGCAACAGAGGAGCTGAAACAACGTTTTACTGATGAACAATTTGATGAAGGAATCATTTTCGCAGAATCACTCGAAAGCGTACAGTTGACGGTAAATAAAAGGTGA